One Salmo trutta chromosome 12, fSalTru1.1, whole genome shotgun sequence genomic region harbors:
- the LOC115204122 gene encoding tissue factor pathway inhibitor, with protein sequence MANPLLHVFLLGVMLPIASSMKPFCSSKMDEGKAVGGKEDDKQLQYYYNEGKGACFPFFYKGLEGNENRFNTDRQCMEACSDKFDELYPAADGVCGLPVDHGSCFAMLLMHYYNAEEGNCRVFHYSGCQGNGNRFETREQCLQTCMAKAGRFAGAMEPGPNPDESSTNAGLIVGILGGIVFAVAVISAIVLFVVQRKEKSRKGSEQVPTLEMK encoded by the exons ATGGCAAATCCACTCTTACATGTCTTTTTACTTGGAGTTATGCTTCCTATAGCTTCGTCCATGA AGCCGTTTTGCAGTAGTAAGATGGACGAGGGGAAggcagtggggggaaaggaagaCGACAAACAACTGCAGTATTACTACAATGAGGGAAAAGGCGCCTGTTTTCCATTCTTCTACAAAGGACTGGAAGGGAATGAGAACCGCTTCAACACAGACAGGCAGTGTATGGAGGCCTGCTCTGACAAGTTTGACGAGCTCTACCCAGCTGCAG atGGAGTGTGTGGCCTCCCAGTGGACCATGGTAGTTGTTTTGCTATGTTGCTGATGCACTACTACAATGCAGAAGAGGGGAACTGTCGTGTCTTCCACTACAGCGGCTGTCAGGGCAATGGCAACCGCTTCGAGACCCGAGAGCAGTGTCTGCAGACATGCATGG CCAAAGCAGGAAGGTTTGCTGGTGCAATGGAACCAGGACCCAACCCAGATGAGAGTTCCACTAATGCAG GACTGATTGTGGGTATTTTAGGAGGAATTGTGTTCGCAGTGGCGGTGATCTCTGCTATTGTTCTTTTTGTTGTCCAAAG GAAAGAGAAATCAAGAAAAGGGAGTGAGCAGGTACCAACTCTTGAGATGAAGTAG